From one Budorcas taxicolor isolate Tak-1 chromosome 21, Takin1.1, whole genome shotgun sequence genomic stretch:
- the ASPG gene encoding LOW QUALITY PROTEIN: 60 kDa lysophospholipase (The sequence of the model RefSeq protein was modified relative to this genomic sequence to represent the inferred CDS: inserted 1 base in 1 codon): MARAVGPERRLLAVYTGGTIGMRSERGVLVPGRGLAAVLRMLPMFHDEEHARARGLPEDTLVLPPASPDQRVFYTVLECQPLFDSSDMTITEWVQIAQIIESHYARYDGFVVIHGTDTMAFAASVLSFVLENLQKTVILTGAQVPIHALWNDGRENLLGALLLAGQYVIPEVCLFFQNQLFRGNRVTKVDARRFAAFCSPNLPPLAAVGADVTINRELVCRVRGQGRLVVHSSMERNVGLLRLYPGIPASLVRAFLQPPMKGVVMETFGSGNGPTKPDLLQELRAAAERGLVIVNCTHCLQGAVTSDYGAGVALSGAGTVPGFDMTSEAALAKLSYVLGLPGLSLDSRKELLARDLRGEMTPPAADEPRPSLQGSVLGRGIAQLLSLRQEADEVWDALVPSLACAAAYMGDLEALQVLVELGSDRSLEDFSGQTPLHAAARAGQAGAVTMLLQRGLDVNARDKGGLSPLLLAVRGRHRGVIGLLRAAGACLSAQELEDSGTELCRLASRADFEGLRAWGQAGADLRQPGYDGHSALHVAEAAGNLEVVALLQNLQGGAGDQALGPVPGLVRLPCSHAVPGPPLLLQRPPFSRKGCLLSNLKLSCCGASCSFLLRPAGGTALPGRPPPAPPXGPDPAVHSRPLSPAPNPAAEAASHSVSRTQPEGRRWGEWP, translated from the exons ATGGCGCGCGCGGTGGGGCCGGAGCGGCGGCTCCTGGCCGTCTACACCGGCGGCACCATCGGCATGCGGAGCGAGCGCGGCG TGCTCGTCCCCGGGAGGGGCCTGGCCGCAGTTCTGAGGATGCTGCCCATGTTCCACGACGAGGAGCACGCTCGGGCCCGTGGCCTCCCTGAGGACACCCTGGTGCTGCC GCCAGCCAGCCCCGACCAGAGGGTCTTCTACACAGTGCTGGAGTGCCAGCCCCTCTTTGACTCCAGTGACATGACCATCACCGAGTGGGTGCAGATTGCCCAGATCATCGAG AGCCACTACGCGCGGTACGACGGCTTTGTGGTCATCCACGGCACCGACACCATGGCCTTCGCCGCCTCCGTGCTCTCCTTTGTGCTGGAGAACCTGCAGAAAACCGTCATCCTCACCGGGGCCCAG GTGCCCATCCACGCCCTGTGGAATGACGGCCGGGAGAACCTGCTGGGCGCCCTGCTGCTGGCCGGCCAGTACGTGATCCCCGAG GTCTGCCTGTTCTTCCAGAATCAGCTGTTTCGGGGCAACCGGGTGACCAAGGTGGACGCGCGCAGGTTCGCAGCCTTCTGCTCCCCCAACCTGCCGCCTCTGGCCGCGGTGGGCGCTGACGTCACGA TCAACCGGGAGCTGGTGTGCAGAGTCCGTGGGCAGGGCCGGCTGGTGGTGCACAGCAGCATGGAGCGGAACGTTGGCCTGTTGCGCCTCTACCCTGGGATCCCCGCCTCCCTG GTCCGGGCCTTCCTGCAGCCCCCCATGAAGGGTGTGGTCATGGAGACCTTCGGCTCCGGGAATGGGCCCACCAAGCCCGACCTGCTTCAGGAGCTGCGGGCGGCGGCCGAGCGTGGCCTGGTCATCGTCAACTGCACCCACTGCCTCCAGGGTGCCGTCACCTCCGATTACGGAGCTGGCGTG GCCTTGAGTGGTGCCGGGACAGTGCCGGGCTTCGACATGACGTCCGAGGCGGCACTGGCCAAGCTGTCCTACGTGCTGGGCCTGCCGGGGCTGAGCCTGGACAGCAGGAAGGAG CTGCTGGCCAGGGACCTGCGCGGGGAGATGACGCCGCCTGCTGCGGACGAGCCCCGGCCCTCTCTGCAGGGCAGTGTGCTGGGGCGCGGGATCGCCCAGCTCCTCAGTCTGAGACAG GAGGCCGATGAGGTGTGGGATGCCCTGGTGCCCAGCCTGGCCTGTGCCGCAGCCTACATGGGCGACCTGGAGGCTCTGCAGGTGCTGGTAGAGCTG GGCAGTGACCGGAGCCTGGAGGACTTCAGTGGCCAAACCCCACTGCACGCAGCCGCCCGGGCTGGCCAGGCTGGGGCCGTCACCATGCTGCTACAGAGAGGGCTGGACGTGAACGCCCGGGACAAGGGCGGCCTCAGCCCCCTGCTGCTGGCCGTGAGGGGCAG GCATCGGGGTGTCATTGGCCTGCTGAGGGCAGCTGGGGCCTGCCTGTCTGCCCAGGAGCTGGAGGACTCAGGGACGGAGCTGTGCCG gctGGCATCCAGGGCGGACTTCGAGGGCCTGCGGGCATGGGGGCAGGCGGGGGCCGACCTGAGGCAGCCCGGGTATGATGGGCACAGCGCACTGCACGTC GCAGAGGCAGCTGGGAACCTGGAAGTGGTGGCCCTCCTGCAGAACCTTCAGGGTGGGGCTGGTGACCAGGCCCTGGGCCCA GTGCCTGGGCTTGTCCGTCTGCCCTGCTCCCATGCAGTACCTGGGCCTCCACTCCTTCTCCAGAGACCTCCCTTTTCCAGGAAGGGCTGCCTGCTGTCTAACCTGAAGCTCTCCTGCTGCGGCGCGAGCTGTTCCTTCCTGTTGAGACCTGCTGGAGGGACGGCGCTGCCCgggcgccccccccccgcccccc ccggCCCTGACCCTGCTGTGCACTCCCGGCCTCtgtcccccgcccccaaccctgcTGCGGAAGCCGCTTCCCATTCTGTGTCCAGGACGCAGCCTGAAGGACGTCGTTGGGGAGAGTGGCCATAA